In Cotesia glomerata isolate CgM1 linkage group LG1, MPM_Cglom_v2.3, whole genome shotgun sequence, one genomic interval encodes:
- the LOC123273597 gene encoding uncharacterized protein LOC123273597: MEICPAPVTRSEIPHSIITIRNTICLGHEDTCNCCCCSNPQPAYLKYVQPSVPKSFKPVRYYWCNDIPFEADTTYKLSFLDGPTPSGNSVKPVLPEDSLTVGDGKLNDETIHKLSYLGNWSVKREIPNESGPWRAVQQWLGRGPIQDNTTSKDAYTWKCIARSKPFKASTNLRCPCASIDDKTTYKLSYYESGCRIPVPESFKPKKIYTKSDVPMDEKTTYKLSYWPYETPSKEIHPWNQKVQYQVPSTPLDDTTVYNLSYWPNNQRVRKPFSHSAKQTKNLLNIGEGFDEKTTYKLSYFACGDNVQRKPIRPIARPSEFSKGPLNDDTVHKLSYLGNYGVKPEEPILPSSSIEDWLESGPMQKLTTQKKDFSWKCSEPGPTASKPEDNLGFSSLPLECCTTHKLSYYPNDLQGLIRSKSFKPPIDNRYRPPDVPFEEATTMRLSYQPVDCLPREKPWAQRIEYHPPLTLMEDNTIYNQSYIPPGTLEALPCDQPCPQLLSDMGQDTCNAYPQSYCIAECSS, from the exons AAATATGTTCAACCTTCCGTTCCAAAATCATTCAAACCCGTCCga TATTATTGGTGCAATGACATACCGTTTGAAGCTGATACAACCTATAAATTGTCCTTTTTAGACGGACCAACACCAAGTGGAAATTCAGTCAAGCCGGTACTTCCAGAAGATTCTCTAACAGTTGGCGATGGAAAATTAAATGACGAAACAATTCATAaa ctaAGTTATTTAGGTAATTGGTCTGTGAAACGAGAAATTCCGAATGAATCAGGGCCGTGGAGAGCAGTTCAACAATGGCTAGGCAGAGGACCAATCCAAGATAATACAACAAGCAAAGATGCTTATACATGGAAGTGTATTGCACGATCTAAACCTTTCAAAGCGTCAACCAACTTACGTTGTCCTTGTGCATCTATAGATG ATAAAACAACCTATAAGTTAAGCTATTACGAATCAGGCTGTCGCATTCCAGTACCAGAATCTTTTAAACCAAAGAAAATATATACCAAGAGTGACGTTCCGATGGATGAAAAAACTACTTACAAGCTCAGTTATTGGCCTTACGAAACACCGTCCAAG GAAATCCATCCGTGGAATCAAAAAGTACAGTATCAAGTGCCATCAACTCCGCTTGATGACACCACGGTTTATAACTTAAGTTATTGGCCGAATAATCAACGCGTCAGAAAACCGTTCAGTCACTCTGCAAAACagacgaaaaatttattaaatattggagaaggttttgatgaaaaaactACTTATAAACTCAGTTATTTCGCTTGCGGAGATAACGTTCAGAGGAAGCCAATTAGACCTATCGCGAGACCTAGCGAATTTTCTAAAGGTCCATTGAATGATGATACTGTTCATAag CTGAGTTATTTGGGAAATTACGGAGTGAAACCAGAAGAACCAATACTACCGAGCTCTTCTATAGAAGATTGGTTAGAAAGTGGACCAATGCAAAAATTAACGACACAAAAGAAAGATTTTTCATGGAAGTGCAGTGAACCTGGACCAACAGCTTCAAAGCCAGAGGATAATCTCGGCTTTTCATCTCTACCTCTTGAAT GTTGCACCACGCATAAATTATCATACTATCCCAACGATCTTCAAGGGTTGATAAGAAGCAAATCATTCAAGCCCCCCATAGACAATAGGTACCGGCCGCCTGATGTTCCGTTCGAAGAAGCTACAACTATGCGACTGAGTTATCAGCCCGTAGATTGCTTACCGCGCGAAAAACCGTGGGCTCAGAGAATTGAGTATCACCCACCGCTCACGCTTATGGAAGACAATACCATTTACAATCAAAG TTACATTCCTCCGGGTACTTTGGAGGCATTGCCGTGTGACCAACCCTGTCCTCAATTGCTGTCAGACATGGGTCaag atACGTGTAATGCATATCCACAAAGTTATTGTATAGcag aatGTTCGTCTTGA